DNA from Pseudomonas mendocina:
GCGCCGGTAACGCCAGGGCGGCGCCGCGAGACGACTCCCGTCGACTCGCGGCCATCGAGCCATTGTCGGCCAGCGCGGGGCATTGCGAGAGCAGCGAACAGTAGCCGCAGGCATCCACCTGCAACACAGGGTCGGTACTGCCCGTTGGGGCCGGCACGCTACCAGCCCCATCATGACAGCTGAGTTCGTTCAGCCAGCGCCAGTCAGCCGGCTCGGCACGCAGCTGCGACGCCAGTGGCGCCAGAACGATAAGGACGAACGCCAGCAGCCCAAGCTGGGCGGCAAGGGTTCGTCTGCGTGCCGTGAACATCATCAGTGCTTGTGCTTGCCTGCGTCATGACCGGCAGCATGGTCATGTCCCGCCGGCGCATCTTTCTGCACCGCGACTTCGACTTCGACCTTGCCCGCTTTCTCGAAGTCGAGGGTCAGCGGGAAGCGCTCACCGTCCTTGGCCTGCTGCTTCAGGTTGAA
Protein-coding regions in this window:
- a CDS encoding DUF2946 domain-containing protein → MMFTARRRTLAAQLGLLAFVLIVLAPLASQLRAEPADWRWLNELSCHDGAGSVPAPTGSTDPVLQVDACGYCSLLSQCPALADNGSMAASRRESSRGAALALPAQPLAGAHFPHALSRAPPMRT